The proteins below are encoded in one region of Gammaproteobacteria bacterium:
- the radA gene encoding DNA repair protein RadA codes for MSKMKQAYVCQHCGAIHNKWAGQCGDCQEWNSLVEELLPAVSKSSPRQQGYAGVSDSEVVSLANVGLQENMRLSTGFSELDRVLGGGLTVGSVVLLGGAPGIGKSTLLLAALCNLSQHQKVFYVTGEESLQQVSLRAHRLGLSQHELLLLAETDVEKILQKSKTLRPNIIVIDSIQTLFSADLSAAPGSVSQVRESAAKLVGYAKQNQVALFLVGHVTKEGSIAGPRVLEHMVDCVLYFEGANDSRFRILRAIKNRFGAVNELGVFAMMDTGLKEVSNPSAIFLANHDIPSPGSVIMATWEGSRPLLVEMQVLVDASSAPNVRRVCVGIDNNRLLMLLAVLHKHLGVVLYDQDVYLNIVGGFRVSETGADLAVILAAISSLKNAIVSREWIVFGEVGLSGEVRPVQGGQERIKEAAKQGFKHAIVPKGNVAGARFAEGIKIHAISHLSELQTILHDEKILTNQR; via the coding sequence ATGTCGAAGATGAAACAAGCCTACGTCTGCCAACATTGCGGCGCTATTCATAACAAATGGGCGGGTCAATGTGGTGATTGCCAAGAATGGAATAGTTTAGTTGAAGAACTATTGCCTGCAGTTAGTAAATCAAGTCCACGACAACAAGGATACGCAGGAGTTTCAGATAGCGAAGTCGTGTCGCTTGCGAATGTCGGTTTGCAAGAAAATATGCGTTTATCGACAGGATTTAGTGAGCTGGATCGTGTGCTTGGAGGTGGTTTAACCGTTGGCTCGGTTGTGTTATTAGGCGGTGCGCCTGGCATTGGTAAATCAACATTATTGCTTGCCGCTCTTTGTAACTTAAGTCAGCATCAAAAAGTATTTTATGTGACTGGCGAGGAATCTTTACAACAAGTTTCATTGCGAGCTCATCGTTTAGGCTTATCGCAACACGAATTATTGTTGTTGGCAGAAACGGATGTTGAAAAGATTCTGCAAAAATCAAAAACACTGCGGCCGAATATTATTGTGATTGACTCTATTCAAACTTTATTTTCTGCAGATTTAAGCGCAGCGCCAGGTTCTGTGAGTCAGGTGCGAGAATCTGCGGCAAAATTAGTTGGGTATGCAAAGCAAAATCAAGTGGCTTTATTTCTTGTTGGACACGTGACCAAAGAAGGTTCGATTGCTGGCCCAAGAGTGTTAGAACACATGGTTGATTGCGTATTGTATTTTGAGGGAGCCAATGACAGTCGTTTTAGAATTTTACGCGCGATTAAAAATCGTTTTGGTGCGGTTAATGAATTAGGCGTTTTTGCGATGATGGATACGGGATTAAAAGAAGTCAGTAATCCATCGGCTATTTTTCTGGCGAATCATGATATCCCGTCACCTGGCAGCGTTATTATGGCGACGTGGGAAGGCAGTCGACCGCTGTTGGTAGAAATGCAAGTGCTCGTCGATGCATCTTCCGCACCGAATGTGCGGCGGGTATGTGTTGGTATTGATAATAATCGTTTGCTGATGTTGCTGGCTGTTTTGCATAAACATCTGGGTGTGGTGTTATACGATCAAGATGTCTATTTAAATATTGTTGGCGGATTTCGTGTTTCCGAAACAGGGGCGGATCTTGCCGTAATTTTAGCTGCGATTTCAAGCTTAAAAAATGCCATTGTTTCGCGTGAATGGATTGTGTTTGGTGAAGTGGGTTTGTCTGGTGAAGTGCGTCCGGTACAAGGTGGTCAGGAGAGAATAAAAGAAGCAGCAAAACAAGGCTTTAAGCATGCCATTGTACCGAAAGGTAATGTCGCCGGCGCACGTTTTGCAGAAGGTATAAAAATTCATGCGATATCGCATCTTTCTGAGTTACAAACGATATTGCATGATGAAAAAATTTTAACCAATCAACGGTGA
- the dnaB gene encoding replicative DNA helicase, whose amino-acid sequence MKTEEMRTPPHSIEAEQSVLGGLLLDNKSWPAVEERVSDEDFYRRSHKTLFSAIRALLQQGHPADVLTVSEHLKLEKKLDEVGGEVYLYELAKNTPSAFNVAAYADIVRERSVLRQLISVSNEIAGDAFNPAGQSIVDLLDIAERKVFSIAEQSSRGAGPQNIKSLLTEAVDRIDHLYRSDSALIGISTGYHDLDEMTSGLQASDLIIIAGRPSMGKTAFAMNIVEHAAVHEKRAVLVFSMEMSGSSLAMRLMSSLGKIDQHKVRTGKLEEHDWENLTEALGKLSEAPIFIDDTPALSPAEVRSRARRVAREHNLGMIVVDYLQLMQMPGYSDNRTLEISSISRALKALAKELNVPVIALSQLNRGLEQRADKRPIMSDLRESGAIEQDADLIAFIYRDEVYNEDTRDKGVAEIIIAKQRNGPIGRVRLTFRGQFTRFENFSPTSVRGIDFV is encoded by the coding sequence TAAATCCTGGCCCGCTGTTGAAGAGCGTGTATCCGACGAGGACTTTTATCGCCGCTCTCATAAAACTCTTTTTTCTGCGATTAGAGCTTTGCTACAGCAAGGTCATCCTGCTGATGTTTTAACTGTTTCTGAGCATTTAAAATTAGAAAAAAAATTGGACGAAGTGGGAGGCGAAGTTTATCTCTATGAACTTGCTAAAAATACTCCCAGCGCATTCAATGTCGCAGCTTATGCAGATATTGTTCGTGAGCGTTCAGTGCTACGTCAATTAATTAGTGTGTCGAATGAAATCGCCGGCGATGCGTTTAATCCTGCTGGGCAGAGTATTGTTGATTTACTCGACATTGCAGAACGAAAAGTATTTTCCATTGCAGAGCAAAGCTCGCGTGGTGCTGGCCCTCAAAACATCAAATCATTGCTAACTGAAGCGGTTGATCGTATTGATCATTTATATCGTTCTGACAGTGCATTAATTGGAATTTCAACGGGATATCACGATTTAGATGAAATGACCTCGGGATTACAAGCGTCTGATTTAATTATTATTGCCGGTAGACCCTCCATGGGTAAAACGGCGTTCGCAATGAACATTGTTGAACATGCCGCAGTTCATGAAAAGCGTGCGGTTTTAGTGTTTAGTATGGAAATGTCAGGAAGTTCGCTGGCGATGCGTTTAATGTCTTCTTTGGGAAAAATTGATCAACATAAAGTGCGCACCGGTAAACTAGAAGAGCATGACTGGGAAAATTTAACCGAAGCCTTAGGCAAACTTTCAGAAGCGCCAATTTTTATTGATGATACGCCAGCATTATCACCTGCAGAAGTGCGTTCACGTGCGCGGCGCGTTGCACGAGAGCATAATTTAGGAATGATCGTGGTGGATTATTTGCAACTAATGCAAATGCCAGGATACTCCGATAATCGTACTCTTGAAATTTCAAGTATTTCACGCGCCTTAAAAGCACTAGCAAAAGAATTAAATGTTCCAGTCATTGCATTATCACAGTTAAATCGGGGATTGGAGCAGCGCGCTGATAAGCGACCGATTATGTCTGATTTACGTGAATCTGGCGCTATTGAACAAGATGCGGATTTGATCGCCTTTATTTATCGCGATGAAGTTTATAATGAAGATACGCGTGATAAAGGTGTTGCTGAGATTATTATCGCGAAACAAAGAAACGGCCCAATTGGACGCGTGCGACTAACATTCCGCGGACAATTTACACGTTTTGAGAATTTTTCTCCGACATCCGTGCGTGGGATTGATTTTGTGTAG